The Coccidioides posadasii str. Silveira chromosome 3, complete sequence genome contains a region encoding:
- the CIA1 gene encoding Cytosolic iron-sulfur protein assembly protein (BUSCO:173995at4751~EggNog:ENOG410PHHC~COG:S~BUSCO:7914at33183), whose amino-acid sequence MPSSTPEGSLKHLSDLTPPSQDRTWLTSPHPRLPIAATCCADKSVRVYSLVNFTLLSTISGGHKRSVRSCAWKPHVKGESVLATASFDATVGVWRRWDGFGRAERDMLGLAGGLAEADRQEGDDTDGDEEDEDEEWGFAVLLDGHDSEVKSVSWSSGGSLLATCSRDKSIWIWEDLEDGDNNFETVAVLQEHSGDVKWVAWHPEEECLASGSYDDTIRLWREDVDDWGQVACLRGHEGTVWCVEWEAPTSIAGDNGDGAPTTMPIDPENGKLAPCERKKWIEERSMSGPRLVSCSDDKTIRIWRKQPQEKPPPVQYSSIPSTIRPATIDETWIEECQLPAMHDLSIYSVAWSKKTGLIASTGADGRIVIYQERFTSKPPAHTTSEQDKPDSARETQKANGERTAPSTAWEVVACVDAAHEIYEVNHVCWAKRADQRKSQQQNLDNSEMDHANEEEVLLSTGDDGVVRVWTLER is encoded by the coding sequence ATGCCGTCGTCGACACCCGAGGGATCTCTCAAGCACCTCTCTGACCTTACCCCGCCTTCTCAGGACCGCACCTGGCTCACCTCCCCGCACCCGCGCCTCCCCATAGCTGCAACATGCTGCGCTGATAAATCAGTTCGAGTCTACTCACTCGTGAACTTTACCCTCTTATCTACCATATCTGGCGGCCACAAACGCTCGGTGCGGTCGTGCGCTTGGAAACCCCACGTAAAAGGCGAAAGCGTGCTCGCCACAGCTAGCTTCGATGCTACAGTTGGAGTCTGGAGACGATGGGATGGATTTGGGAGAGCAGAACGGGACATGCTAGGACTTGCAGGTGGATTAGCGGAGGCGGACCGCCAGGAGGGGGATGATACGGATGGtgatgaagaggatgaagatgaggagtGGGGTTTCGCCGTGCTGTTGGACGGGCATGATAGCGAGGTGAAATCAGTGTCTTGGTCTTCTGGCGGGTCACTACTAGCAACGTGCTCGCGTGATAAGTCGATTTGGATATGGGAAGATCTAGAGGATGGGGATAATAATTTTGAAACGGTGGCCGTGTTGCAGGAGCATTCAGGTGACGTGAAGTGGGTGGCATGGCATCCGGAGGAGGAATGTCTCGCTTCGGGGAGCTATGATGATACCATTCGGCTCTGGAGAGAGGATGTGGACGATTGGGGACAGGTAGCTTGTCTAAGAGGTCACGAAGGCACTGTTTGGTGTGTCGAATGGGAGGCTCCTACGTCAATCGCTGGTGACAACGGCGATGGCGCTCCTACTACTATGCCAATTGATCCCGAAAACGGGAAACTGGCACCATGCGAACGAAAGAAATGGATAGAAGAGCGTTCTATGTCTGGTCCACGGCTTGTTTCCTGCTCAGATGACAAGACCATCCGAATATGGCGAAAACAACCCCAAGAAAAGCCACCTCCGGTTCAGTATTCATCAATACCGAGTACAATTCGTCCTGCTACTATTGATGAAACCTGGATCGAAGAATGCCAGTTACCTGCCATGCATGACCTGTctatatactccgtagcaTGGAGCAAGAAGACAGGTCTAATCGCTTCCACGGGCGCAGATGGACGGATTGTCATCTATCAAGAACGTTTCACATCCAAACCTCCGGCGCACACCACATCAGAACAAGATAAACCAGATTCAGCACGAGAGACCCAGAAAGCCAACGGAGAGAGAACCGCACCATCTACAGCATGGGAAGTTGTAGCATGTGTGGATGCCGCTCACGAGATTTATGAGGTCAATCATGTCTGCTGGGCGAAACGAGCGGATCAGCGCAAGTCTCAGCAACAAAATTTAGACAATTCGGAAATGGACCATGCTAATGAAGAAGAGGTCCTTTTAAGTACTGGAGATGATGGTGTTGTCAGAGTCTGGACGTTAGAGCGATAA
- a CDS encoding uncharacterized protein (EggNog:ENOG410PK88~COG:S~TransMembrane:7 (o20-40i52-73o93-114i121-141o153-179i191-212o232-254i)), which translates to MASERESGINDFVPVSYSAGFIVLSYLVSLAGCATCLELLHRRTSRFGLYNWYLLISAAVCMGGIGIWCMHFIGNRATILHHGTDHQISYSSAFTAVSFLLPIVVLMIAFYFIGISENTEIYYIVLTGILTGAAVCGMHYVGQLGIANYYCSYKLANIIGAAIIAISASITALGVFFRLRASWTHSWWKRLLCASILAVAVSGMHWTASVGTSYRVKRIFLDNGGQLSSSQTVIVCTTLSCAACAFLIFLAIFTKRQYNRSAHRVGQLVLASAFFDPSGGVMVSPEGLLPTQKITNQYIDRTFADEEFGRNHPAFIWAFRASHNWSIFRKLIPGMKYHLLSDTATKRFYPGNSTEAYGGVDVDMNFESVFKELFCVAAQELADKLHQPLDKMGVLYDDVMITGTQPGKLELDSETDPESLCPPQRVLGKGQFLFAVRHLNREEAVQLSASGWRFAAGPQIAPMIARAMQIPPDEMLINLENLRSYGSTQEMMEPGVYLICFSLYPSVRKGFDVLVRKDAPNLLPHVRLPITSISQWQLDILSRMDEWPLNLCLKWLKQHGDRPTKPEMQLFCQQMYNATSDLADLTESSAFGMAKFSARKIMIPCRLPGQPGGSGKCTAFSFRFITGLQSSIPPHPLCLTPLRLFTAQQQVYPGIVDNANFQQSVLEEFGHCAAHPTPKKGSQASSLVGSSTQNSHGIRPSRKSDLSKTTISEIDDGQSNKKPPWGGIMVSNQVTVDVTERPASFCSTGDFEMQDLGVMAEASYAGAYETFVDELCAICRETADVQWDL; encoded by the exons ATGGCGAGTGAACGGGAATCTGGGATAAATGATTTTGTTCCCGTATCATACAGTGCGGGCTTTATCGTCCTCTCATACCTTGTTAGCCTAGCTGGATGTGCAACCTGTTTAGAATTGCTTCATCGGCGGACGTCTCGATTCGGCCTATATAATTG GTATCTTCTAATTAGTGCGGCAGTGTGTATGGGGGGTATTGGAATCTGGTGTATGCACTTCATCGGAAACCGGGCAACCATCCTTCACCATGGCACCGATCACCAAATCTCTTATAGCTCCGCCTTCACCGCAGTGTCATTCCTCTTACCGATTGTCGTTCTTATGATCGCATTTTACTTCATTGGAATAAGCGAGAACACAGAAATATATTATATCGTTCTCACGGGAATTTTAACCGGTGCTGCTGTTTGTGGTATGCATTATGTCGGCCAACTGGGAATAGCGAATTATTACTGCAGTTACAAGCTTGCCAATATTATCGGTGCGGCAATCATTGCAATTTCTGCAAGTATTACTGCCCTGGGGGTGTTTTTCCGATTGCGTGCTTCTTGGACACACAGCTGGTGGAAGCGACTGCTCTGCGCTTCCATTCTAGCTGTCGCAGTATCGGGCATGCACTGGACGGCATCGGTGGGCACTTCATACCGAGTTAAAAGGATATTCCTGGACAACGGAGGCCAGCTATCGTCCAGCCAGACTGTGATTGTTTGCACTACACTA TCTTGCGCAGCATGCGCGTTTCTTATATTCCTTGCGATTTTCACCAAGCGACAATACAACCGTTCGGCCCATCGCGTTGGACAGCTAGTGTTGGCATCCGCATTTTTTGATCCCTCAGGTGGAGTTATGGTCTCACCAGAAGGCCTCCTACCGACCCAAAAGATCACGAATCAATATATTGATAGG ACTTTTGCCGACGAGGAATTCGGTAGAAACCACCCGGCATTTATTTGGGCATTCCGTGCGAGTCACAACTGGTCCATCTTTAGGAAACTCATTCCTGGAATGAAGTATCATCTTCTCTCTGACACAGCCACGAAGCGGTTTTATCCCGGCAATAGTACAGAGGCGTATGGTGGTGTTGATGTGGATATGAATTTCGAATCCGTTTTCAAAGAACTTTTCTGCGTGGCAGCTCAAGAGCTTGCGGACAAGCTCCACCAGCCTCTCGATAAGATGGGGGTGTTGTATGATGATGTGATGATCACAGGGACTCAGCCCGGGAAATTGGAGCTTGATTCAGAAACCGATCCTGAGTCGCTATGCCCGCCTCAGAGGGTTCTAGGGAAGGGCCAATTTTTGTTCGCTGTGCGtcatctgaatagagaaGAAGCTGTACAACTTTCTGCGAGTGGATGGCGGTTCGCTGCTGGGCCACAGATAGCTCCAATGATAGCACGGGCTATGCAAATACCTCCCGATGAGATGCTGATAAACTTGGAGAATCTACGAAGCTACGGTTCCACGCAGGAGATGATGGAACCCGGTGTTTATTTGATCTGTTTCTCTCTTTATCCTTCGGTCAGAAAAGGATTTGATGTCCTTGTGCGCAAAGATGCACCGAATCTTCTTCCTCATGTGCGGTTACCGATTACATCCATCTCACAATGGCAGCTTGATATTTTATCTCGAATGGATGAATGGCCATTGAATCTTTGCCTAAAGTGGCTCAAACAACATGGCGACAGGCCTACTAAGCCTGAAATGCAATTGTTTTGCCAGCAGATGTACAATGCAACATCTGACCTTGCGGACTTAACTGAGAGCTCTGCTTTTGGGATGGCTAAATTTTCTGCTCGAAAGATCATGATTCCCTGCCGCTTACCCGGGCAGCCTGGAGGGTCAGGCAAATGCACTGCTTTTTCGTTCCGTTTCATTACTGGTTTACAGTCCAGCATTCCCCCTCATCCCCTTTGTCTTACCCCTCTCCGTCTCTTCACTGCCCAACAGCAGGTGTACCCGGGCATTGTGGACAACGCCAATTTCCAACAATCCGTTCTCGAAGAATTCGGCCATTGTGCGGCACACCCAACCCCCAAAAAAGGATCCCAAGCGTCGTCTTTGGTCGGTTCATCCACCCAAAATTCCCACGGCATACGGCCAAGCCGAAAGAGCGACCTTTCTAAAACCACCATTTCCGAAATCGACGATGGTCAATCGAACAAGAAACCTCCTTGGGGAGGTATCATGGTCAGCAATCAAGTAACCGTGGATGTCACGGAACGTCCAGCATCTTTCTGTAGCACTGGTGATTTTGAGATGCAGGACCTCGGTGTcatggctgaagccagctACGCTGGCGCGTACGAGACGTTCGTGGACGAACTCTGCGCCATATGTCGAGAGACAGCCGACGTTCAGTGGGATCTCTAA
- a CDS encoding uncharacterized protein (EggNog:ENOG410PJ8P~COG:T~BUSCO:2038at33183), whose amino-acid sequence MIRRNSDVEFSLPNSGVDGRVTPTNVPNEGDVEMISEDTPSPLTLPPHLIARLYPIPKDRRRPSASSSRRSSISSLHSVVSTHGSSHSDHMAQHLRRASIIESRKARLADRAAHVEKVRLRAALAKNATKNALKEERALAAQQAREKLLADIAAKCEEEVRRAKKKAEDIKERKAAEHARLRVEMAEKFAEVERRRLLYQQTLRRPRRTSSVEGKPPKQMPVKKLSQNAAVCIIQKAWRNHRARTTINLFRSLDLSLERIRNLSFEEVGALLSEENVLNVTTKVLRLCGLQDLGESSMSGRGAVRVFLSSYLILSHPAQALSSNGEQEQDLITKAQDLLVIFEQVITQLSSIGVSPVSLSSDLQTLSQSYNTFFSAFHAWKTHDSTVLIEIMLAQFVELELIWQTVKDDRDGGVADDYQKGIRHNQILLLARLKRLAGRDKAMEMVKQALKKAKREKRRNGASSEAIPRAVTDQPSAANRPPEDVHSPLGEVFSADTERWPQDSLENQLSPQDRFVKLLTALPDNRTLVHELLINREYKIDQGSYTEVRGRVMKHMCESMRRDAEVGLGTSLTVAMATVIQDRLLRSLKPGNSLHNLISEVLDPIHIANQCKAGKFSYDAFFDFMSTILPKLCAPFRDPDVKAFAEDTSGDAIDRLARLMGIIDLLSLDHTNFMLQMAAPQLIREGPGYEQRAFSKEVENGTITLEKTRRFWRSNRDSIIEELKKRDPGSSEVTPPVAKIYAQGLVNLVLSNGRLCHDQVPETLSLDHSRLEALRSQSFKIAATAAILLSAKNLLKRDVRCQWKGEAERILSLDFGEIKPERVQSILDSTHPMPAATRSQLFATIKRVLMPASAASATASSSSAPGVIATSGPAASSFIQSSNAPSEIATCARYFTDPVAKLMLSRLRAHVLARLSAASAKERVRTTSTASQSLAAAGMPEFVNEVGKLVDSLNRIREVDWMCHGMTYENIWSEDADE is encoded by the coding sequence ATGATTCGGCGCAACTCTGACGTCGAATTCTCCCTTCCAAACTCCGGTGTGGATGGTCGGGTCACGCCGACGAACGTTCCTAACGAAGGGGATGTCGAAATGATTTCAGAGGATACCCCTTCGCCTCTCACGCTCCCTCCGCACCTAATCGCCCGCCTTTACCCAATTCCCAAGGACCGTAGACGACCGTCTGCTTCGTCTTCTCGCCGCAGCTCCATCTCGTCCCTTCACTCTGTCGTGTCCACTCATGGAAGCTCGCATAGCGATCATATGGCGCAACATCTGCGCCGCGCTTCCATAATCGAATCTCGCAAGGCGCGTCTTGCGGATAGGGCGGCGCACGTCGAGAAAGTTAGGTTACGCGCAGCCCTTGCGAAAAATGCGACAAAAAATGCATTGAAGGAGGAGCGGGCCCTGGCAGCGCAGCAGGCGAGGGAAAAACTGTTAGCTGACATCGCTGCCAAATGCGAGGAAGAGGTGCGTAGGGCTAAGAAAAAGGCAGAAGACATAAAAGAGCGAAAGGCTGCAGAACACGCAAGACTCCGGGTCGAGATGGCGGAGAAGTTTGCGGAAGTCGAGCGAAGGAGGCTGCTCTATCAGCAGACTCTCCGTCGGCCTCGAAGGACAAGCTCTGTGGAGGGGAAGCCTCCCAAGCAAATGCCAGTGAAGAAGCTCAGCCAGAATGCGGCTGTGTGTATTATTCAGAAGGCATGGCGCAATCATCGCGCTCGCACCACGATCAATTTGTTTAGGTCCTTGGATCTGTCTTTGGAAAGAATCCGCAATCTCAGCTTTGAGGAGGTTGGGGCGCTGCTTTCCGAGGAGAATGTGCTTAATGTGACCACCAAAGTGCTCCGTTTGTGTGGGCTGCAAGATTTGGGAGAGAGTTCCATGAGCGGGAGAGGTGCTGTGCGAGTCTTCCTGAGCAGTTATCTGATCCTGTCCCATCCTGCACAAGCTTTGAGCAGCAATGGAGAGCAAGAGCAGGATTTAATTACAAAGGCGCAAGATTTGCTTGTCATCTTCGAACAAGTCATTACCCAGCTTTCATCAATTGGAGTTTCCCCAGTGTCCTTATCCAGCGACCTCCAAACGCTGTCGCAATCTTACAATACTTTCTTCTCTGCCTTCCACGCTTGGAAAACCCACGATTCAACGGTGCTGATCGAGATTATGCTGGCCCAGTTTGTTGAACTGGAGCTTATATGGCAAACGGTCAAAGATGATCGCGATGGAGGAGTTGCTGACGATTACCAGAAGGGTATCCGTCACAACCAGATTCTACTATTAGCACGTTTGAAGAGACTTGCTGGCCGAGACAAGGCCATGGAGATGGTTAAACAGGCACTGAAAAAAGCAAAGCGAGAAAAGCGTCGAAACGGAGCCTCCAGCGAGGCTATACCCCGTGCCGTAACTGACCAACCCTCAGCCGCCAATAGACCCCCAGAGGACGTTCACTCCCCTCTTGGTGAAGTGTTTTCAGCTGATACCGAGCGTTGGCCGCAAGACTCCCTTGAAAATCAGTTGAGTCCACAGGATCGATTCGTTAAGCTCCTGACGGCTTTACCAGATAACAGAACTCTTGTTCATGAACTGTTAATCAACCGCGAATATAAGATTGACCAGGGATCATATACAGAAGTCCGAGGACGAGTTATGAAGCATATGTGCGAGTCGATGAGGAGAGACGCCGAAGTTGGCCTTGGCACCAGCTTGACCGTTGCCATGGCCACTGTCATCCAGGACCGACTTCTGCGCTCGTTGAAGCCCGGAAATTCACTCCATAACTTAATAAGCGAGGTGTTAGATCCAATTCACATCGCAAATCAGTGCAAAGCCGGAAAATTCTCCTACGATGCATTTTTCGACTTCATGAGTACCATTCTTCCTAAGCTGTGTGCTCCCTTCCGTGACCCAGACGTGAAAGCCTTCGCGGAGGACACGTCCGGAGATGCAATTGACCGCTTGGCTAGATTGATGGGCATAATCGACCTCCTATCCTTGGACCATACTAATTTCATGTTGCAAATGGCTGCCCCTCAGCTAATTCGAGAGGGGCCTGGGTACGAACAGCGAGCGTTTAGCAAGGAGGTGGAAAACGGAACGATCACGCTGGAGAAGACAAGGCGGTTTTGGCGGTCTAACCGTGACTCAATCATTGAGGAACTTAAAAAACGAGACCCTGGAAGTTCGGAGGTTACACCTCCCGTCGCAAAGATATATGCGCAGGGATTGGTTAATCTTGTCTTGAGCAATGGAAGGCTATGTCATGATCAAGTTCCGGAAACGCTGAGCCTGGATCACTCTCGACTGGAGGCCCTCCGATCTCAATCGTTCAAAATCGCGGCAACAGCCGCTATTCTTCTCAGCGCGAAGAACTTGTTGAAGCGGGATGTTCGGTGCCAATGGAAGGGAGAAGCAGAGCGTATTCTGTCTCTTGATTTTGGTGAAATTAAACCGGAACGTGTTCaatctattcttgactcgACACATCCCATGCCAGCAGCAACAAGATCACAGCTTTTTGCTACAATCAAACGGGTTTTGATGCCAGCTTCTGCGGCATCTGCGACGGCTTCGTCTTCATCGGCACCGGGCGTTATCGCGACAAGTGGACCAGCTGCATCGTCTTTCATCCAATCTTCAAATGCACCCTCCGAAATAGCCACATGTGCGCGATACTTTACAGATCCGGTTGCAAAGTTGATGTTGTCTCGGCTTCGGGCACACGTCCTGGCGCGCCTCAGCGCCGCCAGTGCGAAGGAGCGGGTTCGCACTACCAGCACTGCTAGTCAAAGTCTTGCAGCAGCGGGTATGCCGGAATTTGTCAACGAGGTGGGCAAGCTTGTGGATAGCTTGAATCGAATCCGGGAAGTAGACTGGATGTGCCATGGTATGACGTATGAGAATATCTGGAGCGAGGATGCTGATGAATAG
- a CDS encoding uncharacterized protein (EggNog:ENOG410PKRE~COG:S), giving the protein MAQSSNLRWACKGQRPVRIANCSGARGDPGYQMLRQTNITIEMNLAEHAEAVIAGKHPGYDPYALDGIEKSIDAIWEKQIKLILNAGALNPRGLAKEVSDLIRSRGYDLKVAYVAGDNLLEEVRKSLEITGQLPAHLDSNNDQVQLQAHATDLLDTHKKPVVSANAYLGARAIVKGLEQGADIIICGRVADASPVIGAAWFWHGWSDTDYDALAGGLVAGHLIECSAYVTGSNFSGFTEFDTDMFLDLPFGIAEVAEDGTTVVTKHENTKGLVNADVVKCQFLYELQGDVYLNSDVKAYTRDIVIENIGKDRVKVSGVKGAPPPPTTKLAIFYRGGYEGQLLVNATGYGTDKKWELFEKQVRFGLQKSGYGDKFQFLEFQICGTPAVNPSSQLQSTTYCRVVSQADEADSIMAVPKAMQEFTMQHFSGFHLSLDMRTAIPRPYLAFYPALYPQQALNETVTFLNPSGADDFSIAAGHPSRYEPLEARCNYETNGPCDLCSFGPMKTVHLGDIALGRSGDKGANINIGLFVRSVASWDWFRTFMTRERIRELLGQDDRGYFIERVEFPNLLAVHFVIYGILGRGVSSSTKLDCLGKGFADYLRDKWVEVPTQFLEASANL; this is encoded by the exons ATGGCACAAAGCAGCAACCTTAGATGGGCCTGCAAAGGGCAGCGCCCCGTGAGAATTGCAAATTGTTCAGGGGCTCGAG GCGATCCAGGATATCAGATGTTGCGTCAG ACTAACATTACAATAGAGATGAATCTTGCAGAACATGCGGAAGCTGTGATAGCAGGAAAGCATCCAGGTTATGACCCTTATGCACTTGATGGCATCGAAAAATCAATTGATGCAATATGGGAGAAGCAAATCAAGCTCATATTGAATGCCGGAGCCCTTAATCCGAGGGGTTTGGcgaaagaagtatcagatcTG ATTCGGTCACGGGGATATGATTTAAAAGTAGCGTATGTTGCCGGCGATaatcttcttgaagaagtgcGAAAGAGCCTGGAGATAACGGGTCAATTACCCGCCCACCTTGATTCCAACAATGACCAAGTCCAATTACAAGCGCATGCTACAGATTTGTTGGATACACATAAAAAGCCGGTTGTTTCTGCAAATGCATACCTAGGAGCTAGGGCAATTGTGAAAGGATTGGAGCAAGGCGCGGATATCATCATCTGCGGCCGTGTAGCTGATGCCTCGCCTGTGATTGGAGCCGCATGGTTCTGGCACGGTTGGAGTGACACTGACTACGACGCTTTAGCAGGCGGCTTGGTAGCAGGCCATCTGATCGAATGTTCCGCATATGTCACGGGGTCCAACTTTTCTGGGTTTACGGAGTTCGATACGGATATGTTCCTTGATCTACCGTTTGGCATTGCTGAAGTGGCCGAAGACGGAACGACTGTGGTCACGAAGCACGAGAATACCAAAGGCCTGGTCAATGCAGATGTGGTCAAATGCCAGTTCTTATATGAATTGCAAGGAGATGTTTATTTGAACA GCGATGTTAAAGCATATACTCGAGACATTGTGATCGAGAACATCGGTAAAGATCG AGTTAAGGTCTCCGGGGTAAAGGGGGCACCGCCGCCTCCAACCACGAAGCTTGCAATTTTTTATCGAGGAGGATACGAGGGCCAACTCCTTGTAAATGCAACAGGATACGGAACTGATAAAAAATGGGAGCTGTTCGAGAAGCAGGTGAGGTTTGGGCTCCAAAAAAGTGGCTATGGAGACAAATTTCAATTCCTGGAATTTCAAAT TTGTGGTACTCCTGCGGTTAATCCGTCAAGCCAATTGCAGAGTACGACTTATTGCCGCGTTGTCTCACAGGCAGACGAAGCTGATAGCATCATGGCGGTTCCAAAAGCAATGCAGGAATTTACGATGCAACATTTTTCTG GGTTCCATCTTTCACTGGACATGCGAACCGCAATACCTCGGCCATATTTGGCCTTCTATCCTGCTCTCTACCCCCAACAGGCACTGAATGAGACGGTGACTTTCTTGAACCCCAGCGGAGCGGATGACTTTAGCATTGCAGCAGGACATCCTTCGCGGTACGAGCCACTTGAGGCTCGATGTAATTATGAAACAAATGGCCCATGCGACCTTTGCTCCTTCGGACCTATGAAGACTGTCCATTTGGGCGATATCGCCCTCGGGCGGTCCGGAGATAAGGGGGCGAATATTAACATCGGGCTGTTTGTTCGATCGGTAGCCTCATGGGACTGGTTTCGTACCTTTATGACGCGTGAAAGAATCCGCGAGCTACTGGGCCAGGACGATCGGGGATATTTTATTGAAAGGGTCGAGTTTCCCAATCTCCTGGCTGTACACTTTGTGATCTATGGGATTCTTGGGCGCGGAGTTAGCAGTTCGACGAAACTTGATTGCCTTGGAAAAGGATTTGCAGATTATCTTCGGGATAAATGGGTTGAGGTCCCCACACAGTTTTTGGAAGCTTCTGCGAATCTCTAG
- the ATX1 gene encoding Cytosolic copper metallochaperone (EggNog:ENOG410PRUT~COG:P~BUSCO:16903at33183), giving the protein MSEHQYKFNVTMSCGGCSGAVERVLKKLEGVKSFDVNLESQTATVVAEPTLEYDTVLNTIKKTGKTVIKGEADGTEMAV; this is encoded by the exons ATGTCAGAACACCAATATAAATTTAATGTCACGATGAGCTGTGGCGGTTGCTCGGGAGCAGTCGAGCGAGTTCTCAAGAAGCTTGAAG GCGTTAAATCCTTCGATGTAAACCTTGAATCGCAAACGGCAACTGTCGTCGCCGAACCGACCCTGGAGTATGACACCGTTCTCAACACGATCAAGAAGACTGGTAAAACTGTGATTAAAGGCGAGGCAGATGGGACGGAGATGGCTGTCTAG